One segment of Maridesulfovibrio bastinii DSM 16055 DNA contains the following:
- a CDS encoding CDP-glycerol glycerophosphotransferase family protein → MNNQDTDKIKKMVSSIPKRKNLAVFFGRSNGCFIDNVKYFFLHCAQKVKQLNCIYISFDRRAAAELKKMGLQAMWVNNEEAGTIMASAGIVVCDDFSWKTQPTLWALMSEAKILQLWHGVPLKAIGFPEINSSVNMNPEKAEYLSFAYSGYKTVVSTSPFFTEHAFGRAFKAEEFVESGYPRNDVLMRRPTKLDMINTDSALYAKLVKFRKSGGKTVFFMPTFRDNGGGPFEDGAINIPRLSEFCQQNNIMFICKLHPYLSIDKVALPPNIEIVDPKTDAYPLLSLCDTLLTDYSSVYFDFLLVDKPIIFYPYDFEDYISKNRELLFDFDEMTPGLKVEDEDSLYTAFEDILLKGNDEYSKQRKELREKSFSHIDGNSAERLGEHIIAHYL, encoded by the coding sequence ATGAATAATCAAGATACAGATAAAATAAAAAAAATGGTTTCTTCCATCCCCAAAAGGAAAAACCTTGCTGTTTTTTTCGGCAGATCAAACGGCTGTTTCATTGATAATGTTAAATATTTCTTTCTGCACTGCGCCCAAAAAGTTAAACAGCTTAACTGCATTTATATTTCCTTTGACCGCAGGGCTGCGGCAGAGCTGAAAAAGATGGGACTTCAGGCAATGTGGGTCAATAATGAAGAGGCCGGAACAATCATGGCAAGTGCCGGAATTGTGGTCTGTGATGATTTTTCATGGAAAACCCAGCCGACGCTGTGGGCGCTGATGTCAGAAGCCAAAATCCTTCAACTCTGGCATGGTGTGCCGTTAAAAGCCATAGGGTTCCCGGAAATAAACTCAAGTGTTAATATGAATCCTGAGAAGGCAGAATATCTTTCCTTCGCCTATTCCGGCTATAAAACAGTTGTATCAACCTCACCGTTTTTTACCGAGCATGCTTTCGGCCGGGCGTTTAAGGCTGAAGAATTTGTGGAAAGCGGATACCCCAGAAACGATGTGCTTATGCGCCGTCCCACAAAACTGGATATGATCAATACGGATTCGGCCCTTTATGCGAAACTGGTTAAATTCAGAAAATCTGGCGGTAAAACGGTCTTCTTCATGCCGACATTCCGCGATAACGGCGGTGGCCCTTTTGAAGACGGTGCGATAAATATCCCGCGTCTTTCGGAATTCTGCCAGCAAAACAACATAATGTTTATATGCAAACTTCATCCATATTTGAGCATTGATAAAGTTGCACTGCCGCCGAATATAGAAATAGTTGATCCTAAAACAGACGCATACCCTCTGCTCAGTCTCTGTGATACTCTGCTGACTGACTATTCTTCAGTATATTTTGATTTTCTGCTGGTTGATAAGCCGATTATTTTTTATCCTTACGACTTTGAAGACTACATTTCAAAAAACAGAGAACTGCTGTTTGATTTTGATGAGATGACCCCGGGCCTGAAAGTTGAAGATGAAGACAGTCTCTATACCGCTTTTGAGGATATCCTTCTTAAGGGTAACGACGAATATTCAAAGCAGCGTAAAGAGCTGCGCGAAAAATCTTTCAGCCATATTGATGGTAATTCAGCCGAAAGGCTTGGTGAACATATTATCGCCCATTATCTTTAA
- a CDS encoding NTP transferase domain-containing protein: protein MKAVILAAGIGSRLSRPFPKSLSVLPYGETILGRQIRIMRELGVQEIIIVVGFKMTLIMEQFPEVYYRYNPNYYITNTSKSLHSALKYLDDDVLWMNGDVVFDKEILKQVLDARGENLICVDTKNCGEEEVKYTLNSDGFVNQISKQVKNAEGEAVGINFIRKQDLSAFVEALDKCVDEDYFEMGMEFLIEKNVLFKPVDISDHKCIEVDFEEDWVSAQKAFTTAG from the coding sequence ATGAAAGCAGTGATCCTTGCAGCAGGCATAGGCAGCCGTTTAAGCAGACCTTTTCCAAAATCTCTCTCAGTTCTTCCATACGGAGAGACAATACTCGGCAGGCAGATCAGAATCATGCGTGAGCTGGGTGTTCAGGAAATTATTATCGTGGTCGGATTTAAGATGACTCTGATCATGGAACAGTTTCCTGAAGTCTATTACAGGTACAACCCGAACTACTACATCACTAATACTTCCAAAAGCCTTCACAGCGCACTTAAATATCTGGATGATGACGTTCTCTGGATGAACGGAGATGTTGTCTTTGATAAAGAAATTTTAAAACAGGTTCTGGACGCACGAGGTGAAAACCTGATCTGCGTAGACACCAAAAACTGCGGTGAGGAAGAAGTAAAATACACCCTCAACAGTGACGGCTTTGTCAACCAGATATCCAAGCAGGTTAAAAATGCTGAAGGCGAAGCGGTTGGAATCAACTTCATCCGCAAGCAGGACTTAAGTGCCTTTGTGGAAGCTCTCGATAAATGTGTTGATGAAGACTACTTTGAAATGGGAATGGAGTTTCTTATTGAAAAGAATGTCCTTTTCAAACCTGTGGATATATCAGACCACAAGTGCATCGAAGTTGATTTTGAAGAAGACTGGGTTTCTGCCCAGAAAGCATTTACAACAGCAGGTTAG
- a CDS encoding glycosyltransferase, translating into MDTETKFPETLTKDLLNLNEASDADSQEKTIRLKVLEKMLEDEDTASKENKRLYRSIVNFLQFEGQSETLANWIISQHMSQGKIMEPSSEKPVASVIIPCCNHGEHLRQCIESILMQTFTHIEIIIINNGSTDNTPDVIQQLLADYPEQRIRYYNQQNMGLVQPHNRAVTVAKGEFILPIDAADLIAPEFLERTVPVLQKNKDLGYVSTKTLFFGEKNIVRPKEKFDPVRELVTNQLPKTTLYRRAMWKDIKGYDERMIHGLMDWEFWIRATKNGWFGTQLEEPLFFSRNEVRIDKAQETAVKKQIISLHPDIYDASRLRSCKEEIQTGNLIPPSLVRDELTIVPKNSAAPVRISNPDHAAEKQLQEFKERILAVLAANFPVFKKHFAGTEAGKGPENKIAAMFGQTTGIVSKLVAAGQFDEAIDLSAALLSKFPLSIDCGILFAQTLLAKGLLQAAYTVASLFFSISQENKKLNSFISSCLCIQSDQQVAQSTSLGMLEGAVLFSPESEEAWKKLFDLQVQTGLPEVAEKTNCKRLQRSASVNTETPKDDRKHIWYVSNAFSFAEGGMNGVSQAKIMTLGALLCNSDKFRVTIVTPLTTALPEGIAEFAEQHLPLMKKNKADWPDIVATIRKAPVGNKLLKGKHTPCREINGKADLVIVEGIRIYPHKYLMELGLDFDCPKLFMHHNSPHHYSGEITDAGTLPAFVKALQNYKYNISVSRTVAEQWKSIPELKNLHWIDILNCIRESELESITAHSREGIQQKLGLDPDDFNIICLASVQRRKGQDILLAQMENILKEVPNAKVTFVGPILDNRNGPEIVAASKGKSYSHRVEFIGPRKNALEYLYAGDLLALPSREEALPLSILEAMALGRTSVASKVNGVPELIEEGKTGLMFSIDTPDDLAEKIIYLAKNPEELDRFSENAKQKYWNCFSREQHVGRWREILLGIFNDAQHTAKI; encoded by the coding sequence ATGGACACTGAAACAAAATTTCCCGAGACACTTACCAAAGATCTGCTGAACCTTAACGAAGCTTCCGATGCAGATTCTCAAGAAAAAACAATCAGGCTCAAAGTTCTGGAAAAAATGCTCGAAGATGAAGATACCGCCTCAAAAGAGAACAAGCGGCTTTACCGCAGTATTGTAAATTTTCTTCAATTTGAAGGCCAATCCGAAACACTGGCGAACTGGATTATCAGCCAGCACATGTCACAGGGTAAAATAATGGAGCCGTCTTCAGAGAAGCCTGTCGCTTCTGTTATCATCCCCTGCTGCAATCATGGTGAACACCTGAGGCAGTGCATTGAGAGTATTCTCATGCAGACTTTCACTCACATTGAAATAATTATCATTAACAACGGCAGCACGGATAATACCCCTGACGTCATTCAGCAGTTGCTGGCAGACTATCCCGAGCAGCGAATCAGGTACTATAATCAGCAGAATATGGGCTTAGTGCAGCCGCATAACCGGGCCGTAACAGTAGCCAAAGGTGAATTCATCCTTCCAATTGATGCAGCCGATCTTATTGCCCCCGAATTTTTGGAAAGGACTGTCCCCGTTCTGCAAAAAAACAAAGATCTTGGGTATGTAAGCACCAAGACCCTATTCTTTGGCGAAAAAAATATAGTCCGGCCCAAAGAAAAATTTGATCCCGTCAGAGAGCTGGTTACGAATCAACTGCCAAAGACGACTTTGTATCGCAGAGCCATGTGGAAGGATATCAAAGGCTATGATGAAAGAATGATCCACGGGCTTATGGACTGGGAATTCTGGATAAGGGCCACAAAAAATGGCTGGTTTGGAACCCAGCTTGAGGAGCCGCTGTTTTTCAGCAGAAATGAGGTGAGAATCGATAAAGCCCAAGAGACTGCGGTAAAAAAACAAATTATAAGTCTTCACCCTGATATTTATGATGCTTCCAGACTAAGGAGCTGCAAGGAAGAAATACAGACCGGCAACCTGATTCCACCGTCACTGGTCCGCGATGAACTGACTATTGTTCCCAAAAATTCAGCAGCTCCGGTCAGAATTTCAAACCCGGACCATGCAGCTGAAAAACAGTTGCAGGAATTTAAGGAAAGGATTCTGGCAGTACTTGCCGCCAACTTCCCGGTATTCAAAAAACATTTTGCAGGAACCGAAGCTGGCAAAGGACCTGAAAACAAAATTGCCGCAATGTTCGGACAGACTACAGGAATTGTCAGTAAGCTGGTTGCAGCCGGACAGTTTGATGAAGCTATTGATCTGAGTGCCGCCCTGCTTTCCAAATTTCCGCTCAGTATCGACTGCGGTATACTCTTCGCACAGACACTTCTTGCAAAAGGGCTGCTTCAAGCTGCTTATACTGTAGCTTCACTCTTCTTTTCCATAAGTCAGGAAAACAAAAAACTGAACAGTTTCATATCCAGCTGCCTCTGCATCCAGTCCGATCAGCAGGTTGCTCAAAGCACTTCCCTCGGCATGCTTGAAGGGGCGGTGCTCTTCTCTCCTGAATCTGAGGAGGCGTGGAAAAAACTTTTTGACCTTCAAGTGCAAACCGGTCTGCCTGAAGTAGCGGAAAAGACTAATTGCAAGCGGCTCCAGCGCTCAGCTTCGGTAAATACTGAAACACCTAAAGACGACAGAAAACATATCTGGTACGTCAGTAATGCTTTCAGTTTTGCGGAAGGAGGGATGAACGGAGTCTCGCAGGCAAAAATAATGACCCTTGGAGCACTGCTCTGCAACAGTGATAAGTTCAGAGTAACTATAGTCACCCCACTGACAACAGCTCTACCTGAAGGCATCGCCGAATTTGCCGAACAGCATCTGCCGCTGATGAAAAAGAATAAAGCCGACTGGCCTGACATTGTGGCAACCATTCGCAAAGCACCGGTGGGAAACAAACTGCTTAAAGGCAAACACACTCCATGCCGGGAAATCAACGGAAAAGCCGATCTGGTGATAGTCGAAGGTATCAGAATCTATCCACATAAATACCTTATGGAACTCGGGCTTGATTTTGACTGCCCGAAACTGTTCATGCATCATAATTCTCCCCATCATTACAGTGGAGAAATAACCGATGCAGGAACTCTTCCAGCTTTTGTAAAAGCTCTGCAAAATTATAAATATAACATAAGTGTATCCAGAACAGTTGCCGAGCAGTGGAAAAGCATACCTGAACTTAAAAATCTGCACTGGATAGACATACTTAATTGTATCCGTGAAAGTGAGCTTGAAAGCATAACCGCCCACTCCAGAGAAGGGATTCAGCAAAAGCTCGGCCTTGACCCTGATGACTTCAATATAATCTGCCTTGCAAGCGTACAACGCCGCAAGGGACAGGACATTCTGCTGGCTCAGATGGAAAATATTCTAAAAGAAGTCCCCAATGCAAAAGTGACTTTTGTCGGCCCTATCCTTGATAACCGTAACGGTCCGGAGATTGTGGCGGCAAGCAAAGGCAAAAGTTATTCACACAGGGTCGAATTTATCGGTCCCAGAAAAAATGCACTGGAATACCTTTACGCAGGTGATCTGCTGGCTCTGCCATCAAGAGAAGAAGCTCTGCCGCTTTCAATACTGGAAGCTATGGCTCTCGGCAGAACTTCAGTGGCTTCAAAGGTAAACGGAGTTCCAGAGCTTATCGAAGAAGGAAAAACAGGGTTAATGTTTTCCATTGATACCCCGGATGATCTCGCAGAAAAGATCATCTATCTGGCAAAAAATCCGGAAGAACTTGATAGATTTTCAGAAAATGCAAAACAAAAATACTGGAACTGTTTCTCCCGTGAACAGCATGTCGGCAGATGGCGTGAAATCCTGCTTGGAATTTTTAATGACGCTCAACACACTGCGAAGATTTAG
- a CDS encoding N-acetylneuraminate synthase family protein, whose protein sequence is MNLIAESFSKRRDISIGNFTINDKSPAFLIAEIGNNHNGSIELAYKLVDEAVSAGANCVKFQMRDMESLYSNCGNSNDPSADLGTQYTLDLLEKQQLSTKDMLLIFDYCRAKGVEPLCTPWDEVSVKILDDYGMPAFKVASADLTNHDLLRTIAATHKPMICSTGMSTEQEIIASVNVLKAEGAQFILLHCNSTYPAPFRDLNLHYMKKLQGFGECHVGYSGHERGFYVPLAAVSLGAKVIEKHFTLDRNMEGNDHKVSLIPDEFAEMVLAIRTIEESLGDEFQDRSISQGEMINRENLAKSLVAACDVPKGTVITGEMIAVRSPGKGLPPYKKAELIGTVSNREIKTSDCFYPSDIEMTACRAKNYTFPQPWGIPVRFHDWKKLSPCSNMDFLEFHLSYKDLELNIDDFFNAESNLDFVVHSPELFAGDHILDLCSPDEDYRLFSMNEFRKVTKIALRLKKYFPRNSVPRIVTNIGGFSDHAFLDLKRRKELLANFKRSLDELRSDKYEILPQTMPPFPWHFGGQRYHNIMVEADEIKTLCESEGIKICLDVSHSQLACNYFKWSFREFISKTAPHTSHYHLADAEGLDGEGLQIGDGSIDFSQLSKLMAKLSPGVSFIPEIWQGHKNKGEGFWLALEKLEQYF, encoded by the coding sequence ATGAATCTCATAGCCGAATCCTTTTCTAAACGCCGTGATATTTCAATCGGTAACTTTACGATAAATGATAAAAGTCCCGCTTTTCTGATAGCTGAAATAGGCAACAATCATAACGGCAGCATTGAACTGGCATATAAACTCGTGGATGAAGCTGTCAGTGCCGGAGCCAATTGTGTGAAATTTCAAATGCGGGATATGGAATCACTCTATTCCAACTGCGGCAATTCCAATGACCCCAGCGCAGATCTGGGAACACAATACACTTTGGATCTGCTGGAAAAGCAGCAGCTTTCAACTAAAGATATGCTGCTGATTTTTGACTATTGCAGGGCAAAAGGAGTTGAGCCGTTATGCACTCCTTGGGATGAAGTAAGTGTTAAGATTCTGGATGATTATGGGATGCCTGCTTTCAAAGTTGCTTCGGCCGACCTCACCAACCACGATCTGCTGCGCACTATTGCGGCAACACATAAACCCATGATCTGCTCAACAGGGATGTCTACCGAACAGGAAATTATTGCGTCTGTAAACGTTCTTAAAGCCGAAGGAGCGCAGTTTATACTGCTGCACTGCAACTCCACATATCCTGCTCCGTTCCGGGATTTAAACCTGCATTATATGAAAAAATTACAGGGATTCGGAGAATGTCACGTTGGCTATTCAGGACACGAACGCGGTTTTTACGTTCCGCTTGCCGCTGTTTCACTCGGGGCCAAGGTGATTGAAAAGCATTTTACCCTTGATAGAAACATGGAGGGCAACGACCATAAAGTCAGCCTTATTCCTGATGAATTTGCAGAAATGGTTCTGGCGATAAGAACTATTGAAGAATCATTAGGTGACGAATTTCAAGACCGCTCCATCTCACAGGGAGAAATGATCAACAGAGAAAACCTCGCTAAAAGTCTGGTTGCAGCCTGCGATGTACCCAAGGGTACAGTAATTACGGGAGAAATGATTGCTGTCCGCAGTCCGGGGAAGGGACTTCCTCCTTATAAAAAAGCAGAGCTTATCGGCACTGTATCCAACAGGGAAATAAAAACCAGCGACTGCTTCTACCCCTCGGATATAGAAATGACAGCTTGCAGAGCAAAGAATTACACTTTCCCCCAGCCATGGGGGATCCCGGTCCGTTTTCATGACTGGAAAAAGCTTTCACCATGTTCGAACATGGACTTTCTGGAATTTCATCTCAGCTACAAAGACCTTGAACTAAATATAGATGATTTTTTCAATGCTGAAAGTAACTTGGATTTTGTCGTTCACAGCCCGGAGCTGTTCGCAGGGGACCACATTTTGGACCTTTGTTCACCGGACGAAGATTATAGACTTTTTTCCATGAACGAATTCAGGAAAGTGACCAAAATAGCCTTAAGGTTAAAAAAGTATTTCCCCAGAAACTCTGTTCCGAGAATTGTTACCAACATAGGCGGGTTCTCTGACCATGCGTTTCTTGACCTTAAACGCAGAAAAGAACTGCTTGCCAACTTTAAAAGAAGTCTTGATGAGCTGCGCTCTGATAAGTACGAAATTCTTCCGCAGACCATGCCGCCTTTTCCATGGCATTTCGGCGGGCAGCGTTATCACAATATCATGGTTGAAGCTGACGAAATAAAAACGCTTTGCGAAAGTGAAGGCATAAAAATATGTCTGGATGTTTCCCATTCCCAGCTTGCCTGTAACTATTTCAAATGGTCGTTTAGAGAATTCATTTCTAAAACAGCCCCGCACACATCACATTACCATCTGGCCGATGCTGAAGGTCTGGATGGCGAAGGCTTGCAGATAGGGGACGGTTCGATTGATTTCTCACAGCTTTCAAAACTTATGGCAAAGCTCTCACCGGGAGTCAGTTTTATACCCGAGATATGGCAGGGTCATAAAAACAAGGGTGAAGGGTTCTGGCTGGCTCTTGAAAAGCTTGAGCAGTACTTCTAA
- a CDS encoding class I SAM-dependent methyltransferase: MILTNILNLAKMICSEVLSEGSIAVDATAGNGYDALYLCNAVGAGGHVYAFDVQEQALAATAERLENEAEFANYTLVHDGHQNMSSHIRPEHKGHISVVMFNLGFLPGSDKSIVTRAETTIPAVKTSLELLACGGITAVAVYTGQDGGKEEEKEIRSFCAGLDYHKFKVLEAEIINKPGFPIKLFCMEKV; the protein is encoded by the coding sequence ATGATCCTTACCAATATATTGAATCTTGCAAAGATGATCTGTTCCGAAGTCCTGAGTGAAGGCAGTATTGCTGTTGATGCCACGGCAGGCAATGGCTATGACGCTTTATACCTTTGCAATGCCGTTGGCGCTGGCGGGCATGTCTATGCTTTTGACGTGCAGGAGCAGGCTCTTGCCGCTACTGCCGAGCGTCTTGAAAATGAAGCTGAGTTTGCGAATTACACCCTTGTCCACGACGGGCATCAGAATATGTCCAGCCATATAAGGCCGGAACATAAAGGGCACATCTCCGTAGTCATGTTCAATCTCGGTTTTCTGCCCGGAAGTGACAAGAGCATAGTTACCAGAGCAGAAACAACCATCCCTGCGGTTAAAACGTCTTTGGAGCTGCTGGCTTGCGGGGGAATCACCGCTGTTGCCGTTTATACCGGGCAGGATGGCGGCAAAGAGGAAGAAAAAGAAATCCGTTCATTTTGTGCCGGGCTTGATTATCATAAATTTAAAGTTCTTGAAGCTGAAATAATCAACAAGCCGGGATTCCCGATTAAATTATTCTGCATGGAGAAAGTATAA
- a CDS encoding KpsF/GutQ family sugar-phosphate isomerase, translated as MTDTQLDSFIARGKEVLSIEEKGLASVRESLGEDFANAVATLAACTGRVIITGLGKSGLVGRKIAATLSSTGTPSFFLHPVEGAHGDLGMVRKEDAVIAISNSGETDELNAVLPAIKSFGTKIISLTSNRDSTMGSLSDIVVQVKVPCEACSYGLAPTSSTTAALATGDALAVCLMDYKHFDSKDFKKFHPGGALGKRLTKCVSEMMHIDNIPFAKDGSTLAEALAVLNDGGLGLVALVDDQKRLSGVITDGDIRRIVCKGVFNPQSPASEFMITKPMRASSDMSAALALDIMEEKQITVLPVIDDGGYVVGMIHLHDLLGKGRLKFAESHRGC; from the coding sequence ATGACAGACACACAACTTGATAGTTTTATTGCCCGCGGTAAGGAAGTTCTCAGCATTGAAGAAAAAGGGCTTGCCTCGGTCAGGGAAAGCCTCGGGGAAGATTTTGCAAACGCCGTTGCGACACTTGCAGCCTGCACAGGCAGAGTAATTATTACCGGACTCGGTAAATCCGGACTTGTCGGCCGCAAAATTGCCGCAACTCTTTCAAGCACAGGGACTCCATCATTTTTTCTGCACCCGGTGGAAGGAGCTCACGGGGACCTCGGCATGGTTCGCAAAGAAGATGCCGTCATCGCAATTTCCAACAGCGGTGAAACCGATGAGCTAAATGCAGTCCTGCCTGCTATTAAATCTTTCGGAACAAAAATTATTTCACTCACCTCAAACAGGGATTCCACCATGGGCAGTCTTTCAGACATCGTGGTGCAGGTTAAAGTTCCCTGTGAAGCATGCTCTTACGGTCTGGCACCAACCTCAAGCACCACCGCAGCTCTGGCAACAGGCGATGCCCTTGCGGTCTGCCTCATGGATTATAAGCATTTTGACAGTAAGGATTTTAAAAAATTCCATCCCGGCGGAGCACTTGGAAAACGTCTCACCAAATGTGTCAGCGAAATGATGCACATTGATAACATCCCATTCGCCAAGGACGGATCAACTCTGGCGGAAGCACTGGCCGTCCTCAATGACGGAGGGCTAGGCCTTGTGGCTCTGGTTGACGACCAGAAAAGATTGAGTGGAGTAATTACAGACGGCGATATCAGGCGCATCGTCTGCAAAGGTGTTTTCAACCCGCAATCTCCGGCATCTGAATTCATGATAACAAAGCCCATGCGGGCTTCTTCAGATATGTCTGCGGCTCTGGCTCTGGATATAATGGAAGAAAAGCAGATCACAGTTCTCCCGGTTATTGATGACGGCGGATATGTTGTAGGCATGATACACCTGCATGATCTGCTCGGAAAAGGCCGACTAAAGTTTGCTGAAAGCCATAGAGGATGCTGA
- the asnB gene encoding asparagine synthase (glutamine-hydrolyzing) — protein sequence MCGISGFIDLTRSLDSEELSRRAGLMGKSQQSRGPDADAQWVDQEIGIAFDHRRLAIIDLTEEGIQPMHSRSGRYVTVFNGEIYNYAELRSELETTAGFNGWRGHSDTEVLLEAIEQWGLEKSLERFSGMFAIALWDRRERQLFLVRDRMGEKPLFYGRQGDTFYFASELKAIRQLESFKPEINRDALCSYLRYHYVPSPGTIYNKVSSLMPGTWIRVDYDGTVSGPFSYWSLKDCAQKGVDLSFTASSGEITDTLEDLLLKVIEREMVSDVPLGAFLSGGVDSSLIVALMQQCALAPVKTFTIGFDDKAYNEAEEAAKVAAYIGTEHTELYVTPADALDVIPKIPKIWDQPFSDASQVPTHLVSMMTRKHVTVALSGDGGDELFAGYNRHFKGCGLWDKLASVPPGIRKFTAESLQKVPANEWNAFFEIIDPVLPRKLKMRLPGQKLHKLADVMTAASARDYYLKLTSNWFDPEKLVINGWEHPGPYQSPVNQPETSCLTEWMQFMDAATYLPDDIMTKVDRAAMAVSLETRAPFLDHEIVEFSQRLPMSLKIQHGRGKKILRDILYKYVPQRLIERPKMGFGIPIDSWLRGPLRDWVEDLLNPVRMMNEGYLHPEPIRKMWADHLSGKTDAQYKIWNILVFQSWLRYWM from the coding sequence ATGTGCGGAATTTCCGGTTTCATTGATCTCACCCGTTCTCTGGACAGTGAAGAATTAAGCAGGCGTGCCGGGCTTATGGGTAAATCCCAGCAAAGTCGCGGTCCTGATGCAGATGCCCAGTGGGTCGATCAGGAAATCGGAATAGCCTTTGACCACCGCAGGCTCGCAATCATCGACCTGACGGAAGAAGGCATTCAGCCTATGCACAGCCGCAGCGGGCGATATGTAACCGTCTTTAACGGCGAGATATATAATTATGCCGAACTGCGCTCGGAACTGGAAACAACCGCAGGCTTCAACGGCTGGCGTGGTCATTCAGATACCGAGGTGCTGCTGGAAGCAATTGAACAGTGGGGGCTTGAAAAAAGCCTTGAAAGGTTTTCAGGCATGTTTGCCATTGCCCTGTGGGACCGCAGGGAAAGGCAGCTTTTCCTTGTCCGCGATCGAATGGGTGAGAAACCGCTTTTCTACGGCAGACAGGGAGACACTTTTTATTTTGCCTCGGAGCTTAAGGCGATCAGACAGCTGGAGAGCTTCAAGCCGGAAATAAACAGGGACGCCCTCTGCTCATACCTGCGCTATCATTATGTTCCCTCCCCCGGAACAATTTATAATAAGGTTTCCTCCCTTATGCCCGGAACATGGATACGGGTAGATTATGACGGGACGGTGAGCGGACCTTTCAGCTACTGGTCACTCAAGGATTGCGCCCAAAAAGGAGTCGATCTTTCCTTCACAGCTTCCAGCGGCGAGATTACAGACACCCTTGAAGACCTTCTTCTCAAAGTAATAGAAAGAGAAATGGTTTCAGACGTGCCTCTCGGTGCTTTTCTCTCAGGAGGAGTGGACTCGTCACTTATTGTGGCCCTTATGCAGCAATGCGCTCTGGCTCCGGTTAAAACCTTCACTATCGGATTTGACGATAAAGCATACAATGAAGCGGAAGAAGCCGCGAAAGTGGCCGCATATATCGGCACAGAACACACCGAACTTTATGTGACTCCGGCTGATGCTCTGGACGTAATCCCTAAAATTCCGAAAATCTGGGACCAGCCATTTTCCGATGCCTCTCAGGTTCCGACCCATCTGGTTTCGATGATGACTAGAAAGCACGTCACTGTAGCCCTCTCCGGCGATGGCGGCGATGAGCTGTTTGCAGGATACAACCGCCATTTCAAGGGATGTGGTTTATGGGATAAGTTAGCATCCGTCCCTCCGGGCATCCGCAAATTTACAGCAGAAAGCCTGCAAAAAGTCCCTGCAAACGAGTGGAACGCTTTTTTTGAAATAATTGATCCTGTCCTTCCGCGTAAACTTAAAATGAGGCTTCCCGGACAAAAACTTCATAAACTTGCAGATGTTATGACAGCTGCGTCTGCCAGAGACTACTACCTGAAACTTACATCCAACTGGTTTGATCCTGAAAAACTGGTTATCAACGGCTGGGAACACCCCGGTCCATATCAGTCTCCAGTAAATCAGCCGGAAACATCATGTCTGACCGAGTGGATGCAGTTCATGGATGCGGCAACCTATCTGCCGGATGATATCATGACAAAAGTCGACCGGGCCGCCATGGCTGTGAGCCTTGAAACCCGTGCTCCGTTTCTTGATCATGAAATTGTTGAATTTTCCCAGCGTTTGCCGATGTCCTTAAAAATACAGCATGGAAGAGGCAAAAAGATTTTACGCGATATATTGTATAAATATGTACCGCAGCGTCTGATCGAAAGGCCTAAAATGGGATTCGGAATTCCGATCGACAGCTGGCTTAGAGGACCACTCCGGGACTGGGTGGAAGATCTGCTTAATCCGGTAAGAATGATGAACGAGGGTTACCTGCATCCTGAACCGATAAGAAAAATGTGGGCAGATCATTTATCCGGAAAAACCGATGCCCAGTATAAGATATGGAACATACTGGTATTTCAGTCATGGCTGAGATACTGGATGTAG